The nucleotide window TCACTACCGTGTTGCGGAGCACTTCCGCGAACATACTCGTATTCGTCTACGCCTAGAAACAGGTCGTACTCACCAAATCCGTGTTCATATGTCATACCTTCAGCACCCTCTGTTAGGTGATATTGCATACGGTGGTCGTGCACGTATTCCAAAAGGTGCATCTGAAGAGCTGACGACAATGATTCGTTCTTTTGATCGCCAAGCGCTGCATGCTGTAATGCTTAAATTTGTTCACCCTATTACTGGTGAAGAAGTTGAGTTCCACGCACCTGTTCCAAATGACATGGTTGTGATGGCAGAAGCGTTACGTGTTGATGCTCGCGAAAATCACGAAGACGACATTTAATCATGTCAATGATCATCCCTGACTGGAACGCTCCTCAAAACGTGAAAGCATTTGCTTCGACTCGTTTCGATGGTTGTTCTACAGGTGCTTATCAAGGGTTAAACCTCGGTATGCACGTTGGGGATGATACTTCGCTTGTTGAAAGCAATCGAATATGGCTAAAGCAACAATCTAAGATGCCCACAGCTCCAGTATGGCTAAATCAAACTCACTCAACGGATGTCGTTACGGTTTTAGAACCGGTGACGAATGTTCTTGATGCTGATGGTGCATTTACCTCTGCAAAGGGTATTGTGTGTTCAGCGATGACGGCTGATTGCTTGCCAGTAATTCTTACTGATACCAAAGGCACTCAAGTCGCGGCTGTTCATGCGGGTTGGCGTGGTCTTGCTGGTGGCATTCTTGAAAATGCCGTCGCAAAGTTTTCAAATCTAGATTCAGATAATCAGATCATGGCTTGGCTTGGCCCTGCAATTGGCAAAGATGCATTTGAGGTTGGCAACG belongs to Vibrio splendidus and includes:
- the pgeF gene encoding peptidoglycan editing factor PgeF, yielding MSMIIPDWNAPQNVKAFASTRFDGCSTGAYQGLNLGMHVGDDTSLVESNRIWLKQQSKMPTAPVWLNQTHSTDVVTVLEPVTNVLDADGAFTSAKGIVCSAMTADCLPVILTDTKGTQVAAVHAGWRGLAGGILENAVAKFSNLDSDNQIMAWLGPAIGKDAFEVGNDVLEAFVRFDPQAKLAFQAKAEPGKWLANMSQLATQRLMEVGVTSVTDSNLCTYADSDAFYSYRRDGITGRQATFIWLE